A stretch of the Corylus avellana chromosome ca6, CavTom2PMs-1.0 genome encodes the following:
- the LOC132184808 gene encoding uncharacterized protein LOC132184808, whose product MENVKVGLLESFMRNHQKSLQSLFNRKRSSPSSPSSSSSSPSHKPIPQLSHLANSVVSRCSEILQVPTEELQHCFEAELPESVKELLTYARNFLEFCSYQALHLLSRRPGFLSDKEFRQLTYEMMLAWEAPSVESETLDKETASCSNLEVEHEDGWSLFYSSSTTMAVQVDDKKTVGREAFARIAPVCAAVADIITVHNLFDALTSSSGHRLHFLVYDKYIRSLDKIIKAAKNAVAPAVGNLQLSEGEIVIDVDGTVPTQPVLQHIGISAWPGRLTLTNYALYFESLGVGIYDKAVRYDLATEMKQVIKPEMTGPLGARLFDKALMYKSTSVAEPVYLEFPEFKGNSRRNYWVDICLEILRAHRFIRKHNLKEIQKSEVLAKATLGIFRYHAVREGFQFFSSHYKSLLAFNLAESLPRGDTILETLSYRLGLLNVGAAQHDAGVAYAKKQSPTKQQPALSPVSLLTLSQLGFISQKEANLNGEAVIVGDIYAGETNPLEMAVKQSVLDTGKAEAAQATIDQVKVEGIDTNVAVMKELLFPVIELASRLQLLTSWEDPHKSTVFLVLTGYTILRGWIRYMLPAIFLFIAILMLWRRHFNKGKPLETFKVTSPPNRNTVEQLLTLQEAITQVEALIQASNIILLKMRALLFGVLPQATDKVALVLVFMAAAFAFVPIRYTVLLVFLEAFTREMPYRKESSNRWVRRVKEWWVRIPAAPVRLIKVDDKKKKK is encoded by the exons ATGGAGAATGTGAAGGTGGGATTGTTGGAGAGTTTCATGAGAAACCATCAGAAGTCGCTGCAATCTCTATTCAATCGCAAAAGGTCATCGCCGTCGTCGCCttcgtcttcatcttcatccCCTTCTCATAAGCCCATTCCTCAGCTCTCTCATCTCGCCAATTCCGTCGTCTCTCGCTGTTCCGA GATCCTTCAAGTCCCCACTGAAGAATTGCAGCATTGTTTCGAGGCAGAGCTACCTGAGAGCGTTAAGGAACTTTTGACTTATGCTAGgaattttttggaattttgctcATATCAAGCACTTCATCTGTTGAGTAGACGTCCTGGATTTTTGAGTGACAAGGAATTCCGTCAGTTGACGTATGAGATGATGCTAGCATGGGAAGCTCCGAGTGTTGAGAGCGAAACACTAGATAAA GAAACTGCTTCCTGTAGTAACCTGGAAGTTGAGCATGAGGATGGGTGGTCTCTATTCTATTCAAGTTCTACAACTATGGCAGTTCAG GTTGATGACAAGAAAACAGTTGGTCGAGAGGCTTTTGCACGAATAGCTCCTGTTTGTGCTGCTGTTGCAGATATAATAACAGTCCACAATCTTTTTGATGCACTGACAAGTTCTTCAGGCCATCGACTTCATTTCCTTGTATATGACAAATACATTCGAAGCCTTGACAA AATCATTAAGGCTGCAAAAAATGCAGTGGCACCTGCAGTTGGAAATCTTCAGCTTTCTGAGGGAGAGATTGTCATTGATGTTGATGGTACAGTTCCCACCCAGCCAGTTCTGCAGCACATTGGAATCTCTGCATGGCCTG GGCGATTGACACTGACCAATTATGCTTTGTACTTTGAGTCATTGGGAGTTGGTATATATGATAAAGCTGTTAGATACGATCTAGCAACAGAAATGAAACAGGTCATAAAACCCGAAATGACTGGACCATTGGGAGCCCGTCTTTTTGATAAAGCTCTGATGTATAAGTCAACATCCGT AGCAGAGCCTGTTTATTTGGAGTTTCCTGAGTTTAAAGGTAATTCTCGCCGTAACTATTGGGTTGATATATGTCTTGAGATCCTGCGTGCACACAGGTTTATTAGGAAACACAACCTTAAAGAGATTCAGAAATCAGAAGTACTAGCGAAGGCCACTCTAGGCATATTCCGATACCATGCAGTTAGAGAAGGTTTCCAATTCTTCTCATCCCATTACAAAAGCTTACTTGCTTTCAACCTGGCTGAAAGTCTACCAAGGGGAGATACAATTCTGGAAACTTTGTCATATCGCTTGGGACTTCTGAATGTTGGTGCTGCCCAACATGATGCTGGGGTTGCATATGCGAAAAAGCAGTCCCCAACAAAACAGCAGCCAGCATTGTCCCCAGTTTCACTTCTAACACTCAGTCAACTTGGTTTTATATCACAAAAAGAGGCTAATCTAAATGGAGAAGCGGTAATAGTTGGAGACATTTATGCTGGTGAGACAAATCCCTTGGAAATGGCAGTGAAACAATCAGTACTAGACACTGGGAAGGCTGAAGCTGCTCAGGCTACTATTGACCAAGTGAAGGTGGAAGGAATTGACACAAATGTTGCAGTAATGAAG GAACTACTGTTTCCAGTTATTGAATTAGCTAGCCGTCTTCAACTTTTGACCTCATGGGAAGACCCTCATAAATCAACTGTTTTTCTTGTGTTGACCGGCTACACTATTTTAAG GGGGTGGATCAGGTATATGTTGCCGGCCATTTTTTTGTTCATTGCAATTCTCATGCTCTGGCGCAGGCATTTTAACAAAGGGAAGCCATTAGAAACCTTCAAAGTAACATCTCCTCCCAATAGAAATACTGTGGAGCAGCTTCTGACATTGCAAGAAGCCATAACTCAAGTTGAAGCACTAATTCAAGCTAGTAATATTATTCTCCTGAAGATGAGAGCTCTCTTATTTGGTGTACTTCCACAG GCCACAGACAAGGTTGCCCTAGTGCTGGTTTTCATGGCTGCAGCGTTTGCATTTGTTCCAATAAGATACACTGTTCTACTTGTATTTCTAGAGGCTTTCACAAGGGAAATGCCATATAGGAAAGAAAGCAGTAACAGGTGGGTAAGGCGGGTTAAAGAATGGTGGGTAAGAATACCAGCAGCTCCCGTCCGGCTCATTAAAGTTGatgacaagaagaaaaagaaatga
- the LOC132183989 gene encoding uncharacterized protein LOC132183989, translating into MPSSSSSLLYCPPSTLQSLLDSARPFLRGELESIDENLPSLVAVLRSVGAGECWHKHGSFLDHLVDIYRILKIWKAPDSVCLCGLFHSAYSNSYVNLAIFDPSTGRDVVRGYVGEAAERLIHLFCIVPRQPLIHDDLLFHYSDSELVEHLKLSEISLRNAKEKGLFNEEEDWRKKLQSLLPADGITVKHIKTGEDVPVSRRVVATFLLMTMADFSDQLFGFQDALFDNSDGRLSFSGNNYAALWPGDCKPGLWMNSISRMGALYSLIVREEDILMEGKRRAGDYDQDQDRDDEDIELVLVVPPVFDKCTRVLDAREQIVARDLYWEAVCDMSDRGIERAEELLLRCVEKNPFVGEPHVVLGQVYLSKGRFEEAESEAERGLTLMLEWGSPWDKRTSWEGWIAWTRVVLMKAKEKSWPHTSWGILNLGLVR; encoded by the coding sequence AtgccgtcttcttcttcttcactacTATATTGCCCACCATCCACCCTCCAATCCCTCTTAGACTCAGCCCGCCCCTTCCTCCGCGGCGAGCTCGAATCCATCGACGAGAATTTACCTTCGCTTGTCGCCGTGTTGCGCTCCGTTGGAGCCGGTGAGTGCTGGCACAAGCACGGCAGCTTCCTTGACCACCTCGTCGATATATACCGCATCCTCAAGATTTGGAAAGCACCCGACTCCGTCTGCCTTTGCGGTCTCTTCCACTCCGCCTACTCCAATTCTTACGTCAACCTCGCCATATTCGATCCCTCTACGGGACGCGACGTCGTTCGCGGCTATGTTGGGGAGGCTGCCGAGAGGTTAATCCACTTGTTTTGTATCGTGCCAAGACAACCTCTCATTCATGATGATCTGCTGTTCCATTACTCTGACTCCGAACTCGTCGAACACCTTAAGCTTTCCGAGATATCGTTGAGGAATGCCAAGGAAAAGGGTTTGTTCAATGAAGAAGAGGATTGGAGGAAGAAGCTGCAGTCGCTTCTTCCCGCTGATGGGATTACTGTGAAGCACATCAAGACCGGTGAAGATGTCCCCGTCTCTAGAAGGGTGGTGGCCACTTTCCTTTTGATGACGATGGCCGATTTCAGTGACCAACTTTTTGGCTTTCAAGATGCGCTATTTGATAACTCTGACGGTCGCCTCAGTTTTTCAGGGAACAATTATGCGGCTTTGTGGCCAGGCGATTGCAAGCCCGGGCTATGGATGAATTCTATTTCGAGGATGGGAGCACTTTACAGTTTGATTGTGAGGGAGGAAGATATTTTGATGGAGGGAAAAAGAAGGGCTGGTGATTATGATCAGGATCAGGATAGAGATGATGAAGATATTGAGCTTGTGCTTGTGGTTCCACCCGTTTTTGACAAGTGTACAAGGGTTTTGGATGCAAGGGAGCAAATTGTTGCAAGGGACTTGTACTGGGAAGCTGTTTGTGATATGTCTGACAGAGGGATAGAGAGGGCGGAGGAGTTGTTGTTAAGGTGTGTTGAGAAGAACCCTTTTGTTGGGGAACCACATGTGGTGTTGGGTCAGGTATACTTGAGCAAAGGGAGGTTTGAGGAGGCTGAGAGTGAGGCTGAGAGAGGGTTGACCCTTATGCTGGAGTGGGGGAGTCCATGGGATAAGAGGACGTCTTGGGAAGGATGGATTGCTTGGACCAGAGTTGTGTTGATGAAGGCAAAGGAGAAGTCATGGCCACACACTTCTTGGGGCATTCTCAACTTGGGCCTTGTAAGGTAA